In one window of Ptiloglossa arizonensis isolate GNS036 chromosome 5, iyPtiAriz1_principal, whole genome shotgun sequence DNA:
- the Scp1 gene encoding sarcoplasmic calcium-binding protein 1 isoform X2, translating to MAYSWNNRVDFIVRFLYDTDNNGMVEKHDFECMALKMTLIEGKGEFSYNRYQENLHIMLSLWDEIAELADFNKDGIVTIEEFKDAVQRSCVGREYRDFPQAMKMFIDSHFKLVDLNDDGVIAADEFRYNCVTRIPVDNIHILDEAYQSLLNDDDRRRGGLTLSRYQELYAQFLGNPDENCQAVHLFGPLHAMD from the exons ATGGCGTACAGCTGGAACAATCGAGTCGATTTCATTGTAAGGTTTCTCTACG ATACGGACAACAATGGCATGGTGGAGAAACACGATTTCGAATGCATGGCGCTGAAGATGACTCTGATCGAGGGAAAAGGGGAATTTAGCTACAATCGGTACCAGGAGAATCTACACATCATGCTTTCCTTATGGGACGAAATCGCAGAACTCGCAGATTTCAACAAG GACGGTATCGTAACCATCGAAGAGTTTAAAGACGCGGTACAAAGAAGCTGTGTCGGAAGAGAGTATCGAGACTTCCCGCAGGCGATGAAAATGTTTATCGATAGTCACTTCAAGTTGGTCGATTTAAATG ACGATGGGGTAATCGCTGCTGATGAATTTCGGTACAATTGCGTGACGAGGATTCCTGTAGACAACATACACATTCTGGACGAAGCCTACCAAAGCCTTCTCAAT GACGACGACAGGAGACGCGGTGGACTAACGCTATCGCGTTATCAAGAATTATACGCCCAATTCCTTGGTAATCCAGACGAGAATTGCCAAGCAGTTCATTTGTTCGGCCCTCTACACGCAATGGATTGA
- the Scp1 gene encoding sarcoplasmic calcium-binding protein 1 isoform X1 produces MAYSWNNRVDFIVRFLYDTDNNGMVEKHDFECMALKMTLIEGKGEFSYNRYQENLHIMLSLWDEIAELADFNKVKGLLELASKLFCPDCSLKSFVQDGIVTIEEFKDAVQRSCVGREYRDFPQAMKMFIDSHFKLVDLNDDGVIAADEFRYNCVTRIPVDNIHILDEAYQSLLNDDDRRRGGLTLSRYQELYAQFLGNPDENCQAVHLFGPLHAMD; encoded by the exons ATGGCGTACAGCTGGAACAATCGAGTCGATTTCATTGTAAGGTTTCTCTACG ATACGGACAACAATGGCATGGTGGAGAAACACGATTTCGAATGCATGGCGCTGAAGATGACTCTGATCGAGGGAAAAGGGGAATTTAGCTACAATCGGTACCAGGAGAATCTACACATCATGCTTTCCTTATGGGACGAAATCGCAGAACTCGCAGATTTCAACAAGGTAAAAGGTCTACTCGAGCTTGCGTCCAAACTTTTTTGTCCGGATTGTTCATTAAAATCTTTCGTTCAGGACGGTATCGTAACCATCGAAGAGTTTAAAGACGCGGTACAAAGAAGCTGTGTCGGAAGAGAGTATCGAGACTTCCCGCAGGCGATGAAAATGTTTATCGATAGTCACTTCAAGTTGGTCGATTTAAATG ACGATGGGGTAATCGCTGCTGATGAATTTCGGTACAATTGCGTGACGAGGATTCCTGTAGACAACATACACATTCTGGACGAAGCCTACCAAAGCCTTCTCAAT GACGACGACAGGAGACGCGGTGGACTAACGCTATCGCGTTATCAAGAATTATACGCCCAATTCCTTGGTAATCCAGACGAGAATTGCCAAGCAGTTCATTTGTTCGGCCCTCTACACGCAATGGATTGA